The following proteins come from a genomic window of Crassostrea angulata isolate pt1a10 chromosome 1, ASM2561291v2, whole genome shotgun sequence:
- the LOC128167148 gene encoding general transcription factor IIH subunit 1-like: MAARSEEVLLIVNHVRNKKTDGTLYMMGERMGWMQGSKSTFSISYMYADIKAQKISPDSKEKVQLQLVLHDGGANTFHFINPKGRSAAIADRDGVKDLLQQLIPKFRRKLSSELEEKNRMLQENPELFQLYKDLVVTGVITADEFWASRKNQSTVKTDKSQNVGVSAAFLADIKPQTDGCNGLKYNLTADVIESIFRTYPMVKKMHAEHVPHNMTESEFWTRFFQSHYFHRDRTVMGSKDVFTECAKVDEKDMKEEISCKMVDPFLDLTKISDSSLHEDYRGLTEDTRISNNVTNGTMIRRFNHHSTMVLKACTKNSQNAQSSSAADNSVQSSDTQNGEVTPKVNGVVNGEQGPSTSKDYWEPLAKKQKMQEKIHMDDLGDSKSKKNVNLRLHKMEGYLHGPTPLMMSRYTTSEDLVQSSESVMQDVYQWSPDLSNVLSGSQAIVILSELSPGGALMKGTSHQELNQIVPPDVQEEVKANYSALLELLRHFWTCFPVSSKSLEEKVVKMKSTLERFQMAKLIPLKERLQEYHYTVNLTSHMEELLAAANRKFDMWQSRKSTVKR, from the exons ATGGCAGCTCGGTCGGAGGAGGTACTACTGATTGTGAACCATGTGCGGAACAAGAAGACTGACGGCACGCTGTACATGATGGGGGAGAGGATGGGCTGGATGCAGGGCAGCAAGAGCACCTTCTCCATCAGCTATATGTATGCTGATATCAAAG CACAGAAAATTTCACCTGACTCAAAAGAAAAAGTTCAGCTTCAGTTGGTATTGCATGATGGAGGAGCAAACacatttcatttcatcaatCCCAAGGGACGGTCAGCAGCCATTGCTGACAGAGACGGGGTGAAGGATCTACTACAACAACTGATTCCAAAGTTTCGACGGAAACTCAGCAGTGAGCTGGAGGAGAAAAACAG GATGCTCCAGGAAAACCCAGAGTTGTTCCAGTTATACAAGGATCTTGTGGTGACAGGAGTTATCACTGCTGACGAGTTTTGGGCTTCAAGG AAGAATCAGAGTACTGTCAAAACAGACAAGTCACAGAATGTGGGAGTGTCAGCCGCTTTCCTG GCTGATATTAAACCTCAGACAGATGGCTGTAATGGACTGAAGTACAACCTTACTGCTGACGTGATTGAGTCGATATTCCGCACATATCCCATGG TGAAAAAGATGCATGCTGAGCATGTTCCTCACAACATGACAGAGAGTGAGTTTTGGACCAGATTCTTCCAGTCCCATTATTTCCACAGAGATCGGACAGTGATGGGATCAAAGGATGTCTTCACAGAATGTGCCAAAGTTGATGAAAAAG atatgaaagaagaaatatctTGTAAAATGGTTGACCCATTTTTGGATCTCACAAAAATATCAGACTCTTCTCTCCATGAG GATTATCGAGGTCTGACGGAAGACACAAGGATTAGTAATAATGTGACAAATGGAACCATGATTCGGAGATTCAATCATCATTCTACAATGGTGCTGAAAGCTTGTACAAAAAACTCGCAAAATGCTCAGAGCTCAAGTGCAGCAGACAATTCTGTTCAGTCCAGTGATACTCAAAATGGAGAAGTGACACCCAAAGTGAATGGTGTAGTAAACGGAGAGCAGGGGCCGAGTACCAGCAAAGACTACTGGGAACCATTGGCCAAAAAACAGAAAATGCAGGAAAAGATTCACATGGATGATTTAGGAGACTCAAAGAGTAAAAAGAATGTGAATTTACGCCTACACAAGATGGAGGGTTATCTACATGGTCCCACTCCTCTCATGATGTCTCGCTACACGACCAGTGAGGACCTGGTTCAATCCTCGGAGTCAGTGATGCAGGACGTCTACCAGTGGTCACCTGACCTGTCAAAT GTGCTGTCTGGGTCACAAGCCATCGTTATCCTCAGTGAACTCTCACCAGGAGGGGCCCTAATGAAAGGCACAAGTCATCAAGAACTGAATC AGATTGTTCCCCCTGATGTCCAGGAGGAGGTAAAGGCCAATTATAGCGCCCTGTTGGAACTGCTGCGCCACTTCTGGACCTGTTTCCCTGTGTCATCCAAATCCCTGGAAGAGAAG GTTGTAAAAATGAAGTCAACATTAGAGAGATTTCAGATGGCCAAGCTAATTCCCCTCAAAGAACGACTTCAGGAGTACCACTACACTGTTAAT CTGACAAGTCACATGGAGGAACTGCTGGCAGCAGCAAACAGGAAGTTTGACATGTGGCAGTCCAGGAAGTCCACTGTCAAAAGGTGA
- the LOC128167189 gene encoding protein pitchfork-like: MEVEKKQKVSFMTTMDRELFPVKMPPNRFGNEIVPLRGAPHRGPGCYENEDKTNFMYQVEHNLNSVKGYTLGARTSRRLPKTVVFETPCPTEYQQENSKLMDFDTDKKPFLVGADRFPIYKRDIVDVLPGPGTYEHEIPKNRKVQWHQSFGGTPVFLPEITVQSTIGQNTEKLYSTKEERKFHRKLAYLKLYWD; the protein is encoded by the exons ATGGAGG TGGAAAAGAAACAGAAGGTTTCTTTTATGACCACTATGGACAGGGAGCTCTTCCCTGTGAAGATGCCTCCAAACAGATTTGGGAATGAGATTGTGCCTCTAAGAGGAGCTCCACACAGAGGGCCTGGCTGCTACGAAAATGAAGAT aaaacaaatttcatgtACCAGGTAGAACACAACCTAAACAGTGTCAAAGGATACACTCTAGGAGCAAGGACGTCCAGGAGGCTCCCCAAAACTGTGGTG TTTGAGACACCATGCCCAACAGAATATCAACAGGAAAACTCAAAGCTCATGGACTTTGACACAGATAAGAAACCTTTCCTGGTGGGAGCTGACAGATTCCCCATCTACAAGCGGGACATTGTGGATGTGCTACCTGG acCAGGGACATATGAACACGAAATTCCCAAAAACCGTAAGGTGCAGTGGCATCAGTCGTTTGGTGGTACCCCCGTTTTTCTGCCTGAAATCACAGTACAGAGCACAATAGGCCAAAACACAGAAAAG TTATACAGTACAAAAGAAGAGAGGAAATTTCATCGGAAACTTGCCTACCTTAAACTCTATTGGGACTGA
- the LOC128183463 gene encoding uncharacterized protein LOC128183463 produces the protein MENTNNTSEESVHPERGTEQAVSEDIAEGEDMPVVTIDPNGGTELGVNEDNVEDWETEDETDDEDGEEDDDDEEGDSSDEDSGEETEDYEFEEDEEEDGDTETCPICLDRLRDQDVGTPESCDHVFCLDCIQEWAKNVNTCPVDRQVFHLIFARHAGKDAIFKKITVEDKEQDDPDVEEDPIFCEACGRSDREDRLLLCDGCDLGYHCECLNPPLAEVPAEEWYCPDCEALQDREREGEAAVTVSDDEEIYHIIQEAGVLPHSLRPRVHRRQVARTRMSDRIYRQIQEIRRSRFNRRMIILSDSESSDQSEHDLSDEDFDIDDDAPSTSTASAATRKKPTTRRKRKTRSRKTKVKRKSTQKRKGATGKSKKGKQLAGKKTKGKKTKRKTRRKKKSTSKRKGFRRKRVVRRRAVADTPVTTVKSRIAKSLGLSKPPTGRSIPLQKCPRDRTEEFGPAPLSIMGTPNDLFYFQDEAENQPCTSGYSSHSGKKRKMSSNLQFSVDEIMKRTPVVRIAADSSLRFRPQEENASVTSAGGSTPCDLLGSIFQGQQMLHMNTNKIKIHRDGSLTAVKAETDPKEGGSKSTDSKDGKTQPGEGTSAEGGASSKEQGDSEVGTGSKFLRLPIFAGSSSVELDDKVELPEDPPEVPFQEDDGLGDSLWTIQKRQGQIELDESNPDGGRAMSEEQSEESDLTKNEDRKIEKSVSSDKGGENKSKVMLDQTSKSDKHRTPGKGKESKSRNYRSNQTLFTTHKSRKTDLYSDVDDSLDVPTSLDVFEKSLQDVGEKSKKHSEKTASSKVKVGDKSICSDMFEDRTQDSVSDLGKMEDLDDFKLEKSPKPGDPPTYNNPQLDDVKFEYEDSNDSVPSTSWSDAGIGSAIITQEQYSDKKWRLDKVQSMDQELSSKPSTHKSPRGSRRRSDSRGKEQDPGLLITVAGGSEDRSVAEKTEKNTEIYEQQRLRKNESDKESSKERREKSSSKSRSYHREDDSDHNKSKSRKQRSRSRSKERRRRSRSRERRERSRSRERRERSRSRERPDGSRSQQKLPKSKDKRERSRSIEHKSRERHERSRSWERKEGSKSRENRQRSRSRERRKSKRDRSRSVERRRERSRSSERRRDRSRSVERKHDQHKQEQTRSTERHRDRSRSVERRQSTDEGQSRSMERSSKKSRREKSNEKRKSRDSRDLIASPQRQDIEERLEQEEKLDVFSYGIKRLHDGKNKKKKKLKTTETEPIVILSDDELDSTPKMRSDRTSIKQKTNSDDRDLNRIEPIITARSSSNHHTKVKSETREPPLPTEEVIQPPMPQAISNVIKVLTNSKEPKRSKSRHKEVEDIFLREEAKTKESERHRSFDEEMEDRSFEEECAYDPAFPTVDMEESPTEDQPIVLEEAAEPIQMTVNPLLHKELPMQSISPLPGPPPPPMPGQGLLGEPSILLPTSAGEPPQSMLPGTGQQIPLQLRMLAPGFAAQQPGGLPPQRQLIMNHPVFINRPGSFPHLQQLPAGHPLHPRLVSTPGGMVTMQNQFPPRIPSLVSVPGQHGLLNGALDHLSHDPHLILTSDPHGDPRLHHPHPPHPEHRVISIRPEVPVVPMSVHDNMPLSIASSEALSMNQPNIIPSVSQLEQISQITKLLNTQAQLAMFGKESKGLEHHEHKQEPMEQKNSNNVFKVPLPPILTHTLNKVKSEKENMEMVDMDMSSPQDNGNIEIPTSSSEKSERSRRRDKKRSHRHRQDRHRTSHEDRHRSSHEDSVTSTVEKTYDQIMDEMNSVDEIPSSAVELTNKEKYLRKLHLQERVVDEVKTALKPFYSAKKVNKEQYKEILRRAVPKVCHSKSGDINPVKIRALVDAYVAKFNRNMSPPKDENEDQPKKAQ, from the exons AATGTAAACACATGCCCAGTAGACAGACAAGTGTTTCACTTGATTTTTGCCAGGCATGCAGGCAAagatgcaatatttaaaaag ATAACCGTTGAAGACAAGGAGCAGGATGATCCAGATGTGGAGGAGGATCCGATATTCTGTGAGGCCTGTGGGAGGAGTGATAGAGAAGACAGGCTGTTACTATGTGATGGCTGTGACTTAGG TTACCACTGTGAGTGCTTGAATCCACCCCTGGCTGAAGTACCAGCAGAAGAATGGTACTGTCCCGATTGTGAGGCATTGCAAGACAGAGAGAGGGAAG GAGAAGCAGCAGTGACGGTCAGTGATGACGAGGAGATCTACCATATCATACAGGAGGCTGGCGTTCTGCCTCACTCCCTCAGACCCAGGGTCCACCGACGACAGGTGGCCAGGACACGCATGAGTGATCGAATCTACCGACAGATTCAGGAAATAAGACGCAGTCGATTCAACCGCAGAATGATCATATTGTCAGACTCAGAAAGCTCTGACCAGTCTGAGCATGATTTATCAGATGAG gacTTTGATATCGATGATGATGCGCCATCTACCAGCACAGCCTCTGCTGCTACTAGAAAAAAACCAACTACTCGACGGAAGAGGAAAACCCGAAGCCGCAAAACCAAGGTGAAGAGAAAATCTACCCAAAAAAGAAAAGGTGCAACTGGAAAATCCAAAAAAGGAAAGCAGTTAGCTGGCAAAAAAACCAAgggaaagaaaacaaaacgGAAAACACGCaggaaaaagaaatcaacaagTAAAAGAAAAGGATTCAGAAGAAAG AGGGTGGTGAGAAGAAGAGCTGTAGCTGACACGCCAGTCACCACAGTGAAGTCCAGGATAGCCAAGAGTCTGGGACTCTCCAAACCCCCCACAGGGAGATCAATACCCCTGCAGAAATGCCCCAGAGACAGGACAGAAGAGTTTGGCCCTGCCCCACTCAGTATTATGGGAACTCCAAATGATCTCTTTTATTTCCAAGA TGAAGCTGAAAATCAGCCATGTACCTCAGGATACTCGTCACACTCGGGGAAGAAACGAAAGATGTCCTCAAATCTGCAGTTTTCAGTCGATGAAATAATGAAGAGGACCCCTGTAGTGAGGATCGCAGCGGACTCTTCCTTGAG GTTCCGCCCTCAGGAAGAGAACGCCTCTGTGACCTCGGCCGGTGGGAGCACGCCTTGTGATCTGTTAGGGAGTATTTTTCAGGGGCAACAAATGCTTCACATGAAtaccaacaaaatcaaaattcacaGAGAtg GTTCTCTGACTGCAGTGAAAGCAGAGACTGACCCAAAGGAAGGGGGATCCAAGTCAACTGACTCAAAAGACGGGAAAACCCAACCAGGGGAAGGAACTTCAGCTGAAGGAGGAGCCTCCAGTAAAGAACAAGGGGACAGTGAAGTGGGGACCGGAAGTAAATTCCTGCGTCTTCCAATATTTGCTGGGTCGTCAAGCGTTGAACTGGATGACAAAGTGGAATTACCTGAAGATCCTCCAGAGGTTCCCTTCCAGGAGGATGATGGGCTCGGAGATTCACTTTGGACAATTCAGAAACGTCAGGGGCAGATCGAGTTAGATGAATCTAACCCTGATGGTGGTAGGGCCATGTCAGAAGAACAGAGTGAAGAAAGTGACTTGACGAAAAATGAGGATAGAAAAATAGAGAAATCTGTTAGTAGTGACAAAGGTGGAGAAAATAAATCTAAAGTGATGTTAGACCAGACTAGTAAAAGTGATAAACATAGGACTCCTGGAAAAGGAAAAGAGAGTAAAAGCAGAAATTATCGGTCAAATCAAACTTTATTTACTACACACAAAAGCAGAAAAACAGACTTGTATTCAGATGTAGATGACAGTTTAGATGTACCTACATCCTTAGATGTGTTTGAAAAAAGTTTGCAGGATGTGGGTGAAAAATCCAAGAAACATAGTGAAAAAACAGCATCGAGCAAAGTGAAGGTTGGTGATAAAAGTATTTGTAGTGACATGTTTGAGGACAGGACACAAGATAGTGTTAGTGATTTAGGGAAAATGGAGGATTTAGACGACTTTAAACTGGAGAAGTCACCCAAACCTGGTGACCCGCCCACGTACAATAACCCTCAACTAGACGATGTGAAGTTTGAGTACGAGGACTCCAATGATTCTGTTCCCAGCACCTCCTGGTCTGATGCTGGTATCGGCAGTGCCATCATCACTCAAGAACAATACAGTG ACAAGAAATGGAGACTGGATAAAGTTCAGAGCATGGATCAAGAGCTAAGCAGTAAACCCTCTACCCACAAGTCTCCCAGAGGTTCTCGGAGAAGATCCGATTCCAGAGGAAAGGAGCAGGACCCAGGTTTATTGATAACAGTGGCGGGGGGCTCAGAGGACAGGAGTGTGGCAGAGAAGACGGAGAAAAACACCGAAATCTACGAACAACAGAGGCTCAGAAAAAACGAATCAGATAAAGAGTCGTCTAAAGAGCGCAGAGAGAAATCCTCTAGTAAGTCAAGGTCGTATCACAGGGAAGATGACTCTGATCATAACAAATCCAAATCTCGTAAGCAGAGATCCAGAAGTCGATCAAAAGAAAGGAGAAGAAGATCCAGATCCCGAGAGAGGAGAGAACGTTCAAGGTCTCGAGAGAGGAGAGAACGTTCAAGGTCTCGAGAGAGGCCAGATGGGTCCCGATCTCAACAAAAATTGCCCAAATCAAAGGATAAAAGGGAGAGGTCAAGGTCAATAGAGCATAAATCGAGGGAAAGACATGAGAGATCAAGATCCTGGGAAAGAAAGGAGGGCTCAAAGTCCAGAGAAAATAGGCAAAGGTCACGGTCTCGTGAAAGACGAAAATCAAAACGGGATAGATCCAGATCAGTGGAGCGAAGGAGGGAGCGGTCAAGGTCTTCAGAGCGAAGACGTGATCGATCAAGGTCAGTGGAAAGAAAGCATGATCAGCATAAGCAAGAACAAACCCGATCCACAGAACGACATCGTGATCGCTCTAGATCCGTAGAAAGGAGACAATCTACAGACGAAGGGCAATCAAGGTCTATGGAACGCTCAAGTAAGAAAAGTAGAAGGGAGAAATCTAATGAAAAACGCAAAAGTAGAGACAGTAGAGATTTAATCGCAAGTCCTCAAAGACAAGACATTGAAGAGAGGCTGGAACAGGAGGAAAAACTAGATGTATTTAGCTATGGTATAAAGCGTCTTCATGATGGgaaaaacaaaaagaagaagaaactcAAAACTACAGAGACTGAGCCTATTGTGATTTTATCTGATGATGAACTTGATTCAACACCAAAAATGAGATCAGATCGAACTTCTATTAAACAAAAGACAAATTCTGATGACAGGGACTTGAACAGAATTGAACCTATCATTACAGCTCGTTCATCCTCAAATCATCATACAAAAGTCAAAAGTGAGACTCGTGAGCCTCCTCTGCCTACTGAGGAAGTGATTCAACCTCCCATGCCACAAGCCATCTCCAATGTTATCAAAGTGTTAACAAACTCAAAGGAGCCCAAGAGAAGCAAGTCTCGTCATAAAGAGGTAGAAGACATCTTCCTTAGAGAAGAAGCTAAAACCAAAGAAAGTGAAAGGCATAGAAGTTTTGATGAAGAAATGGAAGATAGATCATTTGAGGAGGAATGTGCATATGATCCTGCATTTCCAACGGTTGATATGGAGGAGTCTCCAACAGAGGATCAACCCATTGTGTTAGAGGAAGCTGCTGAACCCATTCAAATGACTGTCAACCCACTTCTGCATAAAGAACTTCCCATGCAAAGTATTTCACCCCTTCCTGGCCCCCCTCCGCCTCCCATGCCTGGTCAGGGACTTCTTGGGGAGCCCTCCATTCTATTACCAACTTCTGCAGGAGAGCCGCCACAGTCTATGTTACCAGGGACTGGGCAGCAGATTCCCCTTCAACTCCGCATGCTGGCCCCAGGATTCGCCGCTCAGCAGCCAGGTGGCCTCCCCCCGCAGAGACAGCTGATAATGAATCACCCAGTGTTCATCAACCGCCCTGGATCATTTCCTCATCTCCAGCAGCTCCCTGCCGGACACCCCCTACACCCACGCCTAGTTTCTACCCCAGGAGGAATGGTCACCATGCAGAACCAGTTCCCTCCTAGAATCCCATCCCTGGTGTCTGTTCCAGGACAGCATGGGCTGCTAAACGGTGCATTAGATCATCTGTCACATGATCCTCATCTTATCCTGACTTCAGATCCTCATGGGGATCCCAGATTACATCATCCTCACCCTCCCCATCCCGAACACCGCGTCATCTCAATCCGACCAGAAGTCCCTGTGGTACCAATGTCTGTCCATGACAACATGCCACTCTCCATAGCATCAAGTGAAGCTCTGTCCATGAACCAGCCAAACATCATTCCATCAGTCTCTCAGTTAGAACAAATATCACAAATTACAAAGCTCCTGAACACCCAGGCACAGCTGGCTATGTTTGGGAAAGAATCAAAAGGCTTAGAACATCATGAGCACAAGCAGGAGCCAATGGAACAGAAGAACAGCAATAATGTGTTTAAGGTTCCCCTGCCTCCCATACTGACCCACACACTTAACAAGGTCAAGTCGGAGAAAGAAAACATGGAGATGGTGGACATGGACATGTCTTCACCGCAGGACAACGGAAACATCGAGATTCCCACGTCCTCCTCAGAGAAGTCGGAACGGAGCAGGAGGCGGGACAAGAAGAGGAGCCACCGACACCGCCAAGACCGCCACCGCACAAGTCACGAGGATAGACATCGCTCCAGCCATGAGGACTCGGTGACCTCTACCGTTGAGAAAACCTACGACCAGATAATGGACGAGATGAACAGTGTGGATGAGATTCCGTCCTCAGCTGTAGAGCTGACTAACAAAGAGAAG TACCTCAGAAAGCTACATCTGCAGGAAAGGGTTGTAGATGAAGTGAAGACTGCATTAAAACCATTCTACAGTGCTAAGAAAGTCAACAAAGAGCAGTATAAGGAGATTCTTCGCCGAGCTGTGCCAAAG GTGTGTCATAGTAAGAGTGGAGACATCAACCCAGTGAAGATCCGGGCGTTGGTGGATGCGTATGTTGCAAAATTTAACAGGAACATGTCTCCTCCAAAGGACGAAAACGAAGATCAACCAAAGAAGGCCCAGTGA
- the LOC128186313 gene encoding uncharacterized protein LOC128186313: MNSQRYVACVLNILILFECAECWFGKKPANKKCLFEPCKDYCRNGGTCTQDDSTCSPLKCDCPPGFTGRRCEETLGETTVSVTAQSSRDGCPLRPLEDRLCYPFPCIHGHCNSTDGRRRCVCDKNWTGDRCSLLDCSSCGTGVSCQQTSCGEITCDTPSTTREETVKTTSPPDGMVLRPLIERLCAPTFECIHGVCKNSGISCDCDDGYTGLFCSERLATTTQTTEEEKDEKDMRDVCSEGYSLRPLSERQCQGSLTCKYGVCVEEAGESPTRVRYSCGCDQRASGQQCEQRCCRDCGEHGECVLSNGQELCSCQYGFVGKICNETILESDVEEQVSGGSSNWYAWMLGVCALILVVLLVTVVIIPYLLWRRGSILIMKIVHYLQPTEDNDETMYDALIAYSAESDRDATVATDVIYPYLRHLCGFKVKLRGNQKASEDYNGAIQKCHRLVLLVSSDFIYREWPLLSSEISEDSFDRMRKRIVPIFFGEASKLCYSADKRFQDLVSKSVFITWSGLEKDKTKNLTRVKYSLPKKTRFPKETADKEPDRKENPDDSGLQKDPENGTIHSNDGNHLLWKDKIDFLQSVDFNHNPYNMPYFKGN; this comes from the exons ATGAACAGTCAGCGTTATGTTGCCTGTGTCTTGAACATCTTAATTCTCTTTGAATGTGCAGAATGTTGGTTTGGAAAGAAGCCTGCCAATAAGAAATGTTTGTTCGAACCATGCAAAGACTATTGCCGGAACGGAGGAACGTGTACCCAGGACGATTCAACGTGTAGTCCCCTCAAATGTGACTGTCCGCCGGGGTTCACTGGAAGACGATGTGAGGAGACACTAGGAGAAACCACGGTGTCCGTGACTGCCCAGTCCTCTAGGGATGGGTGTCCACTGAGACCGCTGGAGGATCGCCTGTGTTACCCATTCCCTTGTATACACGGACACTGCAACAgcacggacggacgacggagaTGTGTCTGTGATAAAAACTGGACGGGGGACAGGTGCTCCCTGCTGGACTGTTCCTCCTGTGGAACAGGTGTGTCCTGTCAGCAGACATCTTGTGGCGAGATAACATGTGATACCCCGAGTACAACAAGGGAGGAAACGGTAAAAACCACGAGTCCTCCGGATGGAATGGTCCTACGGCCGCTGATAGAACGACTGTGTGCGCCGACGTTTGAGTGTATTCACGGAGTATGCAAAAACAGCGGGATCAGCTGTGACTGTGACGATGGATACACCGGGTTATTCTGTTCCGAAAGGCTGGCCACCACGACACAAACaacagaagaagaaaaagatgaaaaagacATGAGAGATGTGTGTTCCGAAGGTTACTCGCTCCGGCCACTCTCTGAGAGACAGTGCCAGGGCTCCCTCACGTGTAAGTACGGGGTCTGTGTGGAAGAAGCCGGGGAGTCCCCAACACGTGTGAGATACTCGTGCGGTTGTGACCAGCGGGCTAGTGGTCAGCAGTGCGAACAGCGGTGTTGCCGTGACTGTGGAGAGCACGGGGAGTGTGTTCTCAGCAACGGACAGGAGCTCTGTAGCTGTCAGTATGGATTCGTGGGCAAAATCTGCAACGAAACGATACTGGAGA GTGACGTGGAGGAGCAGGTGTCTGGGGGCTCCAGTAACTGGTATGCCTGGATGCTGGGGGTGTGCGCTCTGATTCTGGTCGTCCTGTTGGTGACCGTGGTCATCATTCCTTATCTATTGTGGCGCAGAGGGTCCATTCTTataatgaaaattgttcattatcTCCAACCCACGGAGGACAACG ATGAGACTATGTATGACGCCCTGATAGCGTACAGTGCTGAATCAGACAGGGACGCCACGGTGGCCACAGACGTCATATATCCATATCTACGTCATCTGTGTGGGTTCAAAGTCAAGTTACGGGGAAACCAAAAAG cATCTGAGGACTACAATGGTGCTATCCAAAAATGTCATAGACTTGTTTTGTTGGTTTCTAGTGATTTTATTTACCGGGAATGGCCATTGCTTTCTAGTGAAATATCCGAGGACAGTTTTGATAGAATGAGAAAGCGAATTGTTCCAATATTTTTTGGGGAAGCTAGTAAACTTTGTTACTCCGCTGATAAACGTTTTCAAGATCTTGTTTCAAAAAGCGTGTTTATCACGTGGTCGGGTCTAGAAAAGGACAAAACGAAGAACTTGACCCGAGTGAAATATTCACTGCCGAAGAAGACAAGATTCCCCAAGGAAACAGCAGACAAGGAACCAGATCGGAAGGAGAATCCTGACGATTCAGGATTACAGAAAGATCCTGAAAACGGAACAATTCACAGCAATGACGGGAACCATTTGCTCTGGAAGGACAAAATTGACTTCCTGCAATCTGTAGATTTCAACCATAACCCTTATAACATGCCATATTTCAAAGGGAACTAG